From Pongo pygmaeus isolate AG05252 chromosome 2, NHGRI_mPonPyg2-v2.0_pri, whole genome shotgun sequence, a single genomic window includes:
- the SERP1 gene encoding stress-associated endoplasmic reticulum protein 1, translating into MVAKQRIRMANEKHSKNITQRGNVAKTSRNAPEEKASVGPWLLALFIFVVCGSAIFQIIQSIRMGM; encoded by the exons ATGGTCGCCAAACAGAGGATCCGTATGGCCAACGAGAAGCACAGCAAGAACATCACCCAGCGCGGCAACGTCGCCAAGACCTCG AGAAATGCCCCCGAAGAGAAGGCGTCTGTAGGACCCTGGTTATTGGCTCTCTTCATTTTTGTTGTCTGTGGTTCTG CAATTTTCCAGATTATTCAAAGTATCAGGATGGGCATGTGA